The following are encoded together in the Marmota flaviventris isolate mMarFla1 chromosome 18, mMarFla1.hap1, whole genome shotgun sequence genome:
- the LOC139702759 gene encoding vomeronasal type-1 receptor 1-like, translating to MVFLTQTGVGFVGNFSLLGLYNFTLLTGRHFRPTDLILNQVVLANSIVLFAKGVPQTLAALGWKRFLDDTRCKLVFYFYRVSTGVSFSTWCLFNGFQALKLNPRICRWITLKMRSLRFIGFCCLLCWALHLLINSFLPLIVKGPLNKKNLSVDGNHGYCFWVVPQRHSTLNTVLYFSPDLLSLVLMAWASGSMVLVLHRHRQQVQHIHSRVLYPPPSHEARATRTILILVSSFMAFYSVYTVLTIWMTLAPRRGQWVMNSSVLVSSCFPALSPFVLIVSDTRISQVLSYCRARTRCVS from the coding sequence ATGGTTTTCCTCACTCAGACAGGAGTGGGATTCGTGGGAAACTTCTCCCTCCTTGGTCTCTATAATTTCACCTTGCTCACTGGACGTCACTTTAGACCCACAGACTTGATTCTCAATCAAGTGGTACTGGCCAATTCCATTGTTCTTTTTGCTAAAGGAGTCCCCCAGACTCTGGCAGCTCTGGGATGGAAACGCTTCCTGGATGACACGAGATGTAAACTTGTCTTCTATTTTTATAGAGTGAGCACTGGTGTCTCCTTCAGCACTTGGTGCCTGTTCAATGGCTTCCAGGCCCTAAAGCTAAACCCCAGAATTTGCAGGTGGATCACGCTCAAGATGAGATCACTACGATTTATCGGCTTCTGCTGtctcctctgctgggccctgcaTCTCTTGATAAATTCATTTCTGCCTTTAATAGTGAAAGGCCCATTGAATAAGAAAAATCTCAGTGTGGATGGGAATCATGGGTACTGTTTCTGGGTAGTGCCCCAGAGACACAGCACCTTAAACACTGTCCTGTACTTCTCGCCCGACTTGTTGAGTCTGGTCCTCATGGCCTGGGCCAGCGGCTCCATGGTCCTTGTCCTGCACAGACACAGGCAGCAGGTTCAGCACATCCACAGCCGCGTCCTCTACCCGCCACCTTCTCACGAGGCCAGAGCCACACGCACCATCCTGATCCTGGTGAGCTCCTTCATGGCCTTTTATTCCGTCTACACTGTTTTGACCATTTGGATGACTCTTGCCCCCAGGAGAGGCCAGTGGGTCATGAACAGCTCTGTGCTGGTGTCCTCATGTTTCCCAGCACTCAGCCCCTTTGTGCTCATCGTCAGTGACACCCGCATCTCTCAGGTCCTCTCTTACTGCAGAGCAAGGACACGTTGTGTCTCCTAA